One window from the genome of Ammoniphilus sp. CFH 90114 encodes:
- a CDS encoding iron-sulfur cluster assembly accessory protein, with product MKCKITRNAAKKIKEIMAKEDTEGKMLRVAVTHAHGDHAHYGIGMDEPTENDVIVKTDKEIDVLLDKTQDMLDGVKIDYLYIPQEGFVITNPSKGNHGDH from the coding sequence ATGAAGTGTAAGATTACCAGAAACGCAGCAAAAAAAATAAAAGAAATTATGGCTAAAGAGGATACAGAAGGGAAAATGCTCCGTGTCGCCGTTACTCATGCTCATGGGGACCATGCCCATTATGGTATAGGTATGGATGAACCGACGGAAAATGACGTAATTGTAAAGACAGATAAAGAGATTGATGTACTGCTTGATAAGACGCAAGATATGTTAGATGGTGTAAAGATCGATTACTTATACATTCCTCAAGAGGGCTTTGTGATTACCAACCCAAGTAAAGGAAATCATGGTGACCATTAA
- a CDS encoding MarR family winged helix-turn-helix transcriptional regulator: MEHLAKRLMSLNQTFMGIVAYELKKRHITIPQAIVLDTIKDRAKTIGDISKAVDLSYSTVSGIIDRLERQELVERFRDVSDKRVVFVRMTEKCLAFHSTDPFMSPDFFQEIFKGMTKEEEDRIVDSLSILQNYLEEHVKLNV, translated from the coding sequence TTGGAACATTTAGCCAAACGGCTCATGAGTCTCAATCAGACTTTCATGGGAATTGTGGCCTATGAGCTCAAGAAACGACATATTACGATTCCACAGGCTATTGTTCTAGATACGATAAAAGATCGAGCTAAAACAATAGGCGATATTAGTAAAGCTGTAGATCTCTCCTATAGTACAGTCTCGGGCATCATAGACCGGTTAGAACGACAAGAGTTGGTCGAACGTTTTCGAGACGTCTCTGATAAACGCGTTGTCTTTGTTCGAATGACGGAAAAGTGCTTAGCCTTTCATAGTACAGATCCTTTTATGAGTCCAGATTTTTTTCAAGAAATCTTTAAGGGTATGACAAAGGAGGAAGAGGATCGGATCGTTGATTCCTTGTCCATCTTGCAAAACTATCTTGAAGAACACGTGAAGTTGAATGTCTAA